From the genome of Pelomonas sp. SE-A7, one region includes:
- a CDS encoding FAD-binding oxidoreductase, translating to MPFDSYYAATAPGIEFKPLVGSTAFVETAILGGGFAGLATARGLQERGRKSVAVLEARTIGHGASGRNGGFVFGGYSRDASDLVNDLGLAPARELYALSRDAVGLIRRRIESHGLDCERVEGGALWLNWFRGSRRAERQLREQARWLREQFGVSWDEIAPDQVRQWLDSERYGAALRERDAFHFHPLKYALGLAKLIADDGGRVHEHSGVEAIDAVAGGGHLIRTSHGASLRAEQLVIAGGGYLQGLLPSLTGVRLPIATYVMATEPLPTDLDPIRTPAALYDNRFAFDYYRMLADRRLLWGGRISILEREPVRIAELLRADMLKVYPQLASLKIEHAWGGLMSYARHKMPQIGQLAPGLWFAQAFGGHGVAPTTVAGELLADAISGKSALPASLQRYGLTPVFGKAGLLAAQASYSWAELRDALRESLPG from the coding sequence ATGCCTTTCGACAGCTACTACGCCGCCACCGCGCCCGGGATCGAATTCAAGCCACTCGTGGGCTCCACAGCTTTCGTAGAGACCGCCATCCTCGGCGGCGGTTTCGCCGGCCTGGCCACGGCGCGCGGCCTGCAAGAGCGAGGCCGCAAGAGCGTGGCCGTGCTGGAGGCCAGAACCATAGGCCACGGTGCCTCGGGCCGCAATGGTGGCTTCGTTTTCGGTGGCTACAGCCGCGATGCTTCCGACCTGGTGAACGACCTCGGCCTGGCACCGGCCCGCGAGCTCTACGCGCTGAGCCGCGATGCCGTCGGCCTGATACGCCGCCGCATCGAGAGCCACGGCCTGGACTGCGAGCGCGTAGAAGGTGGCGCCCTGTGGCTCAACTGGTTCCGCGGCAGCCGCCGCGCTGAGCGCCAGCTGCGCGAGCAAGCGCGCTGGCTGCGCGAGCAATTCGGCGTGAGCTGGGACGAAATCGCGCCCGACCAGGTCCGCCAATGGCTGGACAGCGAGCGCTACGGTGCTGCCTTGCGGGAGCGCGATGCCTTTCACTTCCATCCGCTCAAGTACGCGCTGGGCCTGGCGAAGCTGATTGCCGATGACGGCGGCAGGGTCCATGAGCACAGCGGTGTGGAGGCAATAGATGCGGTGGCGGGCGGTGGCCATCTGATACGCACCAGCCATGGCGCCAGCTTGCGTGCCGAGCAACTGGTGATTGCCGGCGGCGGCTATCTGCAGGGCCTGCTGCCTTCGCTGACCGGCGTGCGCCTGCCCATCGCCACCTATGTGATGGCGACCGAACCCTTGCCAACTGACCTGGATCCGATACGCACACCGGCCGCGCTCTACGACAACCGATTTGCCTTCGACTACTACCGGATGCTGGCCGACCGCCGGCTGCTTTGGGGTGGCCGCATTTCCATCCTGGAGCGCGAGCCGGTGCGCATCGCCGAGCTGCTGAGAGCCGACATGCTCAAGGTCTATCCGCAGCTGGCCTCGTTGAAGATCGAGCATGCCTGGGGCGGCCTGATGAGCTATGCCCGCCACAAGATGCCGCAAATCGGCCAGCTGGCGCCTGGCCTGTGGTTCGCCCAGGCCTTCGGTGGTCACGGCGTGGCGCCGACGACAGTGGCGGGCGAACTGCTGGCCGACGCGATCAGCGGCAAGTCGGCCTTGCCGGCTTCGCTGCAGCGCTACGGCCTGACGCCGGTGTTCGGCAAGGCCGGCCTGCTGGCGGCGCAGGCCAGCTACAGCTGGGCCGAATTGCGCGATGCGCTGCGCGAAAGCCTGCCGGGCTGA
- the xth gene encoding exodeoxyribonuclease III — translation MKLATWNVNSLGVRLPQLLDWLAANPIDALVLQETKLTDDKFPTMEIGAAGYQVQWFGQKTYNGVALISKTPAEAVVKNIPGFADEQARVIAGTVAGVRVIGAYFPNGQAPDSEKFVYKMAWLDALRAWVADELKSHDKLVLMGDYNIAPEDRDVYDPVAWAGQIHCTPQERGHFQGLLDLGLVDAFRLFEQAPKSWSWWDYRNLAFRKNQGLRIDHILVSEALKSGVKSCVIDKVPRKNERPSDHAPVVVEIER, via the coding sequence ATGAAGCTCGCCACCTGGAACGTCAACTCGCTGGGCGTGCGGCTGCCGCAGCTGCTGGACTGGCTGGCGGCCAATCCGATCGATGCCCTGGTCCTGCAGGAAACCAAGCTGACCGACGACAAGTTCCCCACGATGGAAATCGGCGCGGCCGGCTACCAGGTCCAGTGGTTCGGCCAGAAGACCTACAACGGCGTGGCCCTGATCAGCAAGACACCGGCCGAGGCCGTGGTCAAGAACATCCCGGGCTTCGCCGACGAGCAGGCTCGCGTGATCGCCGGCACCGTGGCCGGGGTGCGCGTGATCGGCGCCTACTTCCCCAACGGCCAGGCGCCCGACAGCGAGAAGTTCGTCTACAAGATGGCCTGGCTGGATGCGCTGCGCGCCTGGGTGGCCGACGAGCTCAAGAGCCACGACAAGCTGGTGCTGATGGGCGACTACAACATCGCCCCCGAAGACCGCGACGTCTACGACCCCGTGGCCTGGGCTGGCCAGATCCACTGCACGCCGCAGGAGCGCGGCCATTTCCAGGGCCTGCTGGACCTGGGCCTGGTCGATGCGTTCCGGCTGTTCGAGCAGGCGCCCAAGAGCTGGAGCTGGTGGGACTACCGCAACCTCGCCTTCCGCAAGAACCAGGGCCTGCGCATCGACCACATCCTGGTGAGCGAGGCGCTCAAGTCCGGGGTCAAGTCCTGTGTGATCGACAAAGTGCCGCGCAAGAACGAGCGGCCCAGCGACCACGCGCCGGTGGTGGTCGAGATCGAGCGCTAG
- a CDS encoding DUF4337 domain-containing protein, which translates to MSGHGFHVHGPHDHELEHAAQHEPKGLAGQLAVITAILATVGAMFSYMGGATQANAGLYKNDAAIKKTEAANKWSYFQSKSGKQNLAEIAMDLAPSEEQKAKYRSKIERYEAEKNQIKAEAEKLEAESAEWDHKSAEQLHQHHRWAQATTALSVSIALAAIALLTKKRWMEIATIGMGLVGVALGGVAWFHL; encoded by the coding sequence ATGTCCGGACATGGTTTTCACGTTCACGGCCCGCATGACCATGAGCTCGAGCATGCGGCCCAGCATGAGCCCAAGGGCCTGGCCGGCCAGCTGGCAGTGATCACAGCCATCCTCGCCACGGTCGGCGCCATGTTCTCCTACATGGGCGGCGCCACCCAGGCCAATGCCGGCCTGTACAAGAACGACGCGGCGATCAAGAAGACCGAGGCCGCCAACAAGTGGTCCTACTTCCAGTCCAAGAGCGGCAAGCAGAACCTGGCCGAGATCGCCATGGACCTGGCGCCCAGCGAAGAGCAGAAGGCCAAGTACCGCAGCAAGATCGAGCGCTACGAAGCGGAGAAGAACCAGATCAAGGCGGAGGCCGAGAAGCTGGAGGCCGAATCGGCCGAGTGGGACCACAAGAGCGCCGAGCAACTGCACCAGCACCACCGCTGGGCACAGGCGACCACGGCCCTGTCCGTCTCCATCGCCCTGGCCGCCATCGCCCTCTTGACCAAGAAGCGCTGGATGGAGATCGCAACGATAGGCATGGGCCTGGTCGGCGTCGCCCTGGGCGGCGTGGCCTGGTTCCACCTCTGA
- a CDS encoding dihydrofolate reductase translates to MSLITLIAGVASDGAIGRNNELLWRLPEDLAHFKALTLGHAVIMGRKTWESIPERFRPLPGRRNIVLSRQPGLQLAGAEVLPTLQEALAACATDDQVFIIGGAQIYAAALPQAQRLELTEVEAAFADADAHFPAWDRQAFKQVSRASHQNAAGLAFHFTRYERQDTHKDL, encoded by the coding sequence ATGAGTTTGATCACCTTGATCGCCGGTGTCGCCAGCGATGGCGCCATCGGCCGCAACAACGAGCTGCTCTGGCGCTTGCCCGAGGACCTGGCGCATTTCAAGGCGCTGACACTCGGCCATGCCGTCATCATGGGCCGCAAGACCTGGGAATCCATCCCCGAGCGATTCCGGCCGCTGCCCGGGCGTCGCAACATCGTCCTGAGCCGCCAGCCGGGCTTGCAGCTCGCGGGTGCCGAGGTCTTGCCCACGCTGCAGGAGGCCCTCGCTGCCTGCGCGACCGATGACCAAGTGTTCATCATCGGCGGTGCGCAGATCTATGCGGCCGCCCTGCCGCAGGCCCAGCGCCTGGAGCTGACCGAGGTCGAGGCCGCGTTTGCCGATGCCGACGCCCATTTCCCGGCCTGGGACCGACAAGCCTTCAAGCAGGTTTCACGCGCTTCGCACCAGAATGCCGCGGGCCTGGCCTTCCATTTCACGCGCTACGAGCGCCAAGACACGCACAAGGATCTCTGA
- a CDS encoding thymidylate synthase, translated as MTAAAPASAQYETFMRHVYEQGVSKSDRTGTGTRSVFGYQMRFDLAQGFPLVTTKKVHLKSIILELLWFLRGDSNVKWLQERGCTIWDEWAREDGSLGPVYGVQWRSWPKADGSHVDQIAEVVKQLRTNPDSRRIIVSAWNVAELDQMALMPCHAFFQFYVADGKLSCQLYQRSADIFLGVPFNIASYALLTQMLAQQCDLELGDFVWTGGDCHIYSNHFEQVETQLSRQPLPYPSMNIKRRPASIFDYEYEDFELVGYESHPAIKAPVAV; from the coding sequence ATGACAGCCGCCGCCCCCGCTTCCGCCCAGTACGAAACCTTCATGCGCCATGTCTATGAGCAGGGCGTCAGCAAGAGCGACCGCACCGGCACCGGCACTCGCAGCGTGTTCGGCTACCAGATGCGCTTCGACCTGGCCCAGGGCTTTCCGCTGGTGACCACCAAGAAGGTGCACCTGAAGTCCATCATCCTGGAACTGCTGTGGTTCCTGCGCGGCGACTCCAACGTCAAGTGGCTGCAGGAACGCGGCTGCACGATCTGGGACGAATGGGCCCGCGAAGACGGCTCGCTGGGCCCGGTCTACGGGGTGCAGTGGCGCAGCTGGCCCAAGGCCGATGGCAGCCATGTGGACCAGATCGCCGAGGTGGTCAAGCAGCTCAGGACCAACCCCGATTCGCGCCGCATCATCGTCAGCGCCTGGAACGTGGCCGAGCTGGACCAGATGGCCCTGATGCCCTGCCATGCCTTCTTCCAGTTCTACGTGGCCGACGGCAAGCTCAGCTGCCAGCTCTACCAGCGCAGCGCCGACATCTTCCTCGGCGTGCCCTTCAACATCGCAAGCTATGCCCTCTTGACCCAGATGCTGGCCCAGCAATGCGATCTTGAACTCGGCGACTTCGTCTGGACCGGCGGCGACTGCCACATCTACAGCAACCATTTCGAGCAGGTTGAGACCCAGCTCTCGCGCCAGCCCCTGCCCTACCCGAGCATGAACATCAAACGCCGCCCGGCCTCGATCTTCGACTACGAGTACGAGGACTTCGAGCTGGTCGGCTATGAGTCGCATCCTGCTATCAAAGCGCCTGTGGCCGTATGA
- a CDS encoding ABC transporter transmembrane domain-containing protein: protein MTQAARHELSKAAPRALGGLWPFLRPYRARISLALVFLTLAAMTTLALPRFLGTLIDTGLVPADPGARIMALREHFLALFGVGALLGLFSALRFYTVTWLGERVTADLRNAVYRHVLKQSPEFFETTQTGEVLSRITTDTTVVQTLVGSSLSMGLRNGLMGIGALVMLVVTNPYVMTQVLGILVLVVLPALYFGRRVRKLSRASQDRVADTSAIAAEVLNAVTVVQSYTAENREAERFAGASESAFDTARKRTRVRSLLVAFIITATFGSLLWGLYQGTQAVIAGKISAGHLGQTVIYVSLLVSSVAVLAEVWGDMLRAAGATERLVELLDTQSPVREPTEPAALPASQGGAALSLENIVFHYPSRPQHAALSELSLQIAPGQTVALVGPSGAGKSTVFQLLLRFYDAQSGAIRLDGVPIDALPLQALRERIGLVPQDSVIFSTNALENIRYGRPGASDAEVMAAAKAAFADDFIRQLPQGYETFLGERGVRLSGGQRQRISIARAMLKNPPLLLLDEATSALDAESERMVQAALEVAMRDRTTLVIAHRLATVQKADRIVVLDQGRIVEQGRHEELIQAGGVYARLAALQFQG from the coding sequence ATGACCCAAGCTGCAAGACATGAACTGAGCAAGGCCGCGCCGCGTGCGCTGGGCGGCCTCTGGCCCTTTCTGCGGCCCTACCGCGCCCGCATCAGCCTGGCCCTGGTGTTTCTGACGCTGGCGGCCATGACCACCCTGGCCCTGCCCCGCTTCCTCGGCACGCTGATAGACACCGGCCTGGTGCCGGCCGATCCGGGCGCCCGCATCATGGCCTTGCGCGAGCATTTCCTGGCCCTGTTCGGCGTCGGCGCCCTGCTGGGCCTGTTCTCGGCGCTGCGCTTCTACACCGTGACCTGGCTCGGCGAACGGGTGACGGCCGACCTGCGCAATGCGGTCTACCGGCATGTCTTGAAGCAGAGCCCCGAGTTCTTTGAGACCACCCAGACCGGCGAGGTCCTGAGCCGCATCACCACCGACACCACCGTGGTCCAGACCCTGGTGGGCTCCAGCCTCTCCATGGGCCTGCGCAACGGCCTGATGGGCATTGGCGCCCTGGTAATGCTGGTGGTGACCAATCCCTATGTGATGACCCAGGTGCTGGGCATCCTGGTACTGGTGGTGCTGCCGGCGCTTTACTTCGGCCGCCGCGTGCGCAAGCTCAGCCGCGCCAGCCAGGACCGCGTGGCCGACACCAGCGCCATCGCCGCCGAGGTGCTCAATGCCGTGACCGTGGTGCAGAGCTACACGGCCGAGAATCGCGAGGCCGAGCGCTTTGCCGGCGCCAGCGAAAGCGCCTTCGACACCGCCCGCAAGCGCACCCGGGTCCGCTCGCTGCTGGTGGCCTTCATCATCACCGCCACATTCGGCTCGCTGCTGTGGGGCCTCTATCAAGGCACACAGGCAGTGATCGCCGGCAAGATCAGCGCCGGCCACCTGGGGCAGACCGTGATCTACGTGAGCCTGCTGGTCTCCAGCGTGGCCGTGCTGGCCGAGGTCTGGGGCGACATGCTGCGCGCGGCCGGCGCCACCGAGCGCCTGGTCGAACTGCTCGACACCCAGAGCCCGGTGCGCGAACCCACGGAACCGGCTGCGCTGCCGGCCAGCCAGGGCGGCGCCGCGCTGAGCCTGGAGAACATCGTCTTCCACTATCCGTCGCGGCCCCAGCATGCGGCGCTGAGCGAGCTGAGCCTGCAGATAGCCCCCGGCCAGACCGTGGCCCTGGTCGGGCCCAGCGGCGCCGGCAAGAGCACGGTGTTCCAGCTGCTCTTGCGCTTCTACGACGCGCAGTCCGGCGCCATCCGCCTCGACGGCGTGCCCATAGACGCCCTGCCCCTGCAAGCCCTGCGCGAGCGCATAGGCCTGGTGCCGCAGGACAGCGTGATCTTCTCGACCAACGCGCTGGAGAACATCCGCTATGGCCGGCCCGGCGCCTCAGACGCCGAGGTGATGGCGGCCGCCAAGGCCGCCTTTGCCGACGACTTCATCCGCCAGCTGCCGCAGGGCTACGAGACCTTCCTCGGCGAGCGTGGCGTGCGCCTCTCCGGCGGCCAGCGCCAGCGCATCAGCATTGCGCGCGCCATGCTGAAGAATCCGCCGCTGCTGCTGCTAGACGAAGCAACCAGCGCCCTGGATGCCGAAAGCGAGCGCATGGTGCAGGCCGCGCTGGAAGTGGCCATGCGTGACCGGACCACCCTGGTCATCGCCCACCGCCTGGCCACCGTGCAAAAGGCCGACCGCATCGTGGTGCTGGACCAGGGCCGCATCGTCGAGCAGGGTCGGCACGAGGAGCTGATCCAGGCCGGCGGCGTTTATGCGCGGCTGGCGGCCCTGCAGTTCCAGGGCTGA
- a CDS encoding MarR family transcriptional regulator — protein MPPKPAKFYSAQTYRRDESLGWLIKRITGSIVCMADRHMGPLGLTHAQWAPLLHLRLQGPGPVALLASELNIDPGALTRLLDRLEAKDLVRRERSSEDRRVVIVSLTEQGQQATAEVPAVLSEIFNQLLSGFTREEWRSLVSMLQRLAANGEALRAAQNNDEDEIQSE, from the coding sequence ATGCCTCCAAAGCCCGCCAAGTTCTACAGCGCCCAGACCTATCGCCGGGACGAAAGTCTGGGCTGGCTGATCAAGCGCATCACCGGTTCCATCGTCTGCATGGCCGATCGGCACATGGGGCCGCTGGGCCTGACGCATGCCCAATGGGCGCCGCTTCTGCATCTGCGCTTGCAGGGGCCCGGTCCCGTGGCCCTGCTTGCCTCCGAGCTGAACATAGACCCCGGTGCTCTGACCCGGCTGCTAGACCGCCTGGAAGCCAAGGACCTGGTCCGCCGCGAACGCAGCAGCGAAGACCGCCGCGTGGTCATCGTGTCCCTGACCGAGCAGGGCCAGCAGGCCACCGCCGAGGTGCCGGCCGTGCTGTCCGAGATCTTCAACCAGCTGCTGAGCGGCTTCACGCGTGAAGAGTGGCGCAGCCTGGTCTCGATGCTGCAGCGCCTTGCTGCCAATGGCGAAGCGCTGCGCGCCGCGCAGAACAACGACGAAGACGAAATCCAGTCCGAATGA
- a CDS encoding efflux transporter outer membrane subunit: MKIQPTLVALAAALLGACAQIPDLPKPAQPLQGQQLGLSEAAGPAFDSHWWSAFNDGQLDALIARALAESPSLALVQARMNKAAAFVEAAGAADKPVLGVGFDGTRQQFTKHGLVPPPIAGTIRTTATLQAGVSYEWDFFGKHAAALNAALGQQKASSADMAAARLSLSAQVSRAYLALARVQAQAELVDKMLGERQAALALVRQRNEAGLDTAQELRNAELPLPELRRQRLVLNEQATVLRHQLAALTVQAPQALDSLNAKLPAAQAWPSEVAPALDLLGRRPDLVAARWRVEAATQTVREARAQFFPNVTLSAFAGFSSIGLDNLINAGSRQYGFGPSLRLPLFDTGRLRAQLKGNAAEADAAVAAYNAALVEAVRDASDQYTGLQSLRAQSGEQNEALEQSRRLLELAQQRRQAGLGSQLAVHNAQLGLLQQQRQLLDLRAQSLEGQVGLIRALGGGWNENTTN; the protein is encoded by the coding sequence ATGAAAATCCAACCGACCCTGGTGGCCCTGGCCGCTGCCCTTCTGGGCGCCTGCGCCCAGATCCCCGACCTGCCCAAGCCGGCCCAGCCGCTGCAAGGCCAGCAACTGGGTCTGAGCGAAGCGGCCGGTCCGGCTTTCGACAGCCACTGGTGGAGCGCCTTCAACGATGGCCAGCTCGACGCGCTGATAGCGCGTGCCCTGGCCGAGTCGCCCAGCCTGGCCCTGGTGCAGGCTCGCATGAACAAGGCCGCGGCATTCGTCGAAGCGGCCGGCGCCGCCGACAAGCCGGTGCTGGGCGTGGGCTTCGACGGCACCCGTCAGCAGTTCACCAAGCATGGCCTGGTCCCGCCGCCCATCGCCGGCACCATCCGCACCACGGCTACGCTGCAGGCCGGCGTCAGCTACGAGTGGGACTTCTTCGGCAAGCATGCGGCGGCGCTGAACGCGGCCCTGGGCCAGCAGAAGGCCAGCAGCGCCGACATGGCCGCCGCCCGACTGAGCCTCTCGGCCCAGGTCAGCCGCGCCTACCTGGCCTTGGCGCGGGTGCAGGCGCAGGCTGAGCTGGTCGACAAGATGCTGGGTGAGCGTCAGGCTGCCCTGGCCCTGGTTCGCCAGCGCAACGAGGCCGGTCTCGATACCGCCCAGGAGCTGCGCAATGCCGAGCTGCCACTGCCCGAGCTGCGCCGCCAGCGCCTGGTCCTGAACGAGCAAGCCACCGTGCTGCGCCATCAGCTGGCGGCGCTGACGGTGCAGGCACCGCAGGCCCTGGACAGCCTGAACGCCAAGCTGCCCGCCGCCCAGGCCTGGCCGAGCGAAGTCGCACCGGCCCTGGACCTGCTGGGCCGCCGCCCCGACCTGGTGGCCGCACGCTGGCGCGTCGAGGCCGCCACGCAGACGGTGCGCGAGGCCCGGGCCCAGTTCTTCCCCAATGTCACGCTGAGCGCCTTTGCCGGCTTCAGCTCGATCGGTCTCGACAACCTGATCAATGCAGGCAGCCGGCAATACGGTTTCGGACCGTCGCTGCGCCTGCCCCTGTTCGACACCGGCCGCCTCCGCGCCCAGCTGAAGGGCAATGCCGCAGAAGCCGATGCGGCCGTGGCCGCCTACAACGCGGCCCTGGTCGAAGCGGTGCGCGATGCCAGCGACCAGTACACCGGCCTGCAGTCGCTGCGCGCCCAGAGCGGCGAGCAGAACGAGGCGCTGGAGCAGTCGCGCCGCCTGCTGGAGCTGGCGCAGCAACGCCGCCAGGCCGGCCTCGGCAGCCAGCTCGCGGTCCACAACGCCCAGCTTGGCCTGCTGCAGCAGCAGCGCCAGCTGCTCGACCTGCGCGCCCAGTCGCTGGAGGGCCAGGTCGGCCTGATCCGCGCCCTGGGTGGCGGCTGGAACGAGAACACGACGAACTGA
- a CDS encoding efflux RND transporter periplasmic adaptor subunit codes for MSEAINNTPSNGNGKRKKALTLLSVAVLLALAGYVAYDKLIGSKHESTDNAYVQANVVQITPLVGGTVRAIHADDTDYVKAGQPLVSLDPADARVALEQAESQLAQTVREVRTLYANNSTLNAQIKLREADVQRAQTELNRLQADAKRRAPLVETGAVGREEFEHVQSQIKAADSSVAAAQSALSAARDQLASNQVLTDGVPAEQHPNVQRAAARVREAFLALQRTELPAPVDGWVARRSVQLGQRVAAGAPLMAVVGLQQAWVDANFKEGQLNHLRIGQSAKLVADLYGKKVEFDGRIVGLAAGTGAAFALLPAQNATGNWIKVVQRVPVRIALDPKQVAEHPLRVGLSMNVDVDVSDQGGKSLVDTARPSASVETKVHERAEAAADADVDRIIKANLGRAIKTAPRAKVNG; via the coding sequence ATGAGCGAAGCAATCAACAACACCCCCTCCAACGGCAACGGCAAGCGCAAGAAGGCGCTGACCCTGCTCAGCGTGGCCGTGCTGCTGGCCCTGGCCGGCTACGTGGCCTACGACAAGCTGATAGGCAGCAAGCACGAGAGCACCGACAACGCCTATGTGCAGGCCAACGTGGTCCAGATCACGCCCCTGGTCGGCGGCACGGTGCGAGCCATCCATGCCGACGACACCGACTACGTCAAGGCCGGCCAACCCCTGGTCAGTCTGGACCCGGCCGATGCCCGTGTGGCCCTGGAGCAGGCCGAGAGCCAGCTGGCCCAGACGGTCCGCGAGGTGCGCACGCTTTACGCCAACAACAGCACGCTGAATGCCCAGATCAAGCTGCGCGAGGCCGATGTGCAGCGCGCTCAGACCGAGCTGAACCGCCTGCAGGCGGACGCCAAGCGCCGCGCCCCGCTGGTCGAGACCGGCGCCGTCGGCCGCGAGGAATTCGAGCATGTGCAGTCGCAGATCAAGGCCGCCGACAGCAGCGTGGCCGCGGCCCAGTCGGCCCTGTCCGCTGCCCGCGACCAACTGGCCAGCAACCAGGTGCTGACCGATGGCGTGCCGGCCGAGCAGCATCCCAATGTGCAGCGTGCCGCGGCCCGTGTGCGCGAAGCATTCCTGGCCCTGCAGCGCACCGAGCTGCCGGCGCCGGTGGACGGCTGGGTGGCTCGCCGCAGCGTGCAGCTGGGCCAGCGCGTGGCCGCCGGCGCGCCGCTGATGGCCGTGGTGGGCCTGCAGCAGGCCTGGGTCGATGCCAACTTCAAGGAAGGCCAGCTCAACCACCTACGCATTGGCCAGAGCGCCAAGCTGGTGGCCGACCTGTACGGCAAGAAGGTCGAGTTCGACGGCAGGATCGTCGGCCTGGCCGCCGGCACCGGCGCCGCCTTCGCCCTGCTGCCGGCGCAGAACGCCACCGGCAACTGGATCAAGGTCGTGCAGCGCGTGCCGGTGCGCATTGCCCTGGACCCCAAGCAGGTCGCCGAGCATCCGCTGCGCGTGGGCCTGTCCATGAACGTGGACGTGGACGTGTCGGACCAGGGCGGCAAGTCCCTGGTGGATACGGCCCGTCCCTCGGCCAGTGTCGAGACCAAGGTGCATGAGCGCGCCGAGGCCGCCGCCGATGCCGACGTGGACCGCATCATCAAGGCCAATCTGGGCCGTGCGATCAAGACCGCACCGCGCGCCAAGGTGAACGGATGA
- a CDS encoding DHA2 family efflux MFS transporter permease subunit translates to MSQQAGSAPAPLQGSSLVLGTLALSLATFMNVLDSSIANVSLPAIAGDLGVSPVQGTWVITSFGVANAISVPLTGWLTRRFGAVRLFTMSVLLFVLASWLCGFAHSLEMLVACRVLQGLVAGPMIPLSQTLLMASYPREKAGTALALWGMTTLVAPVVGPLLGGWITDNVSWPWIFYINVPVGLFAAYLTWSIYRKRETPTAKLPIDGVGLTLLVLWVGALQLMLDKGKELDWFASGEIQILAVTAVVCFLFFLVWELYDEHPVVDLRLFASRNFAVGALTLSVGYGLFFGNVVLLPLWLQQWMGYTATDAGMALAPVGALAILLSPLVGRNVSRFDPRAMGSFAFVMFAVVLTMRSNFTTQTDFATIMVPTILQGAALAFFFIPLSTLTLTGIAPDRMPAAAGLSNFVRITAGAMGTSISTTLWENRATLHHQHMVERLAQGDPVAGETIARLTGTGLSPEQAWAQINRLIDQQAFTRAADDIFLASAVLFLALIAFVWMTRRPPRLGAAPVDAGGAH, encoded by the coding sequence ATGAGTCAGCAGGCTGGATCTGCACCGGCGCCGCTGCAGGGCTCCAGCCTGGTGCTGGGCACGCTGGCACTGTCGCTGGCAACCTTCATGAACGTGCTGGACTCGTCCATCGCCAACGTGTCGCTGCCGGCGATTGCGGGCGACCTGGGCGTCAGCCCGGTGCAGGGCACCTGGGTCATCACCAGCTTCGGCGTGGCCAATGCGATCTCGGTGCCGCTGACCGGCTGGCTGACCCGCCGCTTCGGCGCGGTGCGCCTGTTCACGATGAGCGTGCTGCTCTTCGTGCTGGCCTCCTGGCTGTGCGGCTTCGCCCATTCGCTGGAGATGCTGGTGGCCTGCCGCGTGCTGCAAGGCTTGGTGGCGGGCCCGATGATTCCGCTGTCGCAGACCCTCTTGATGGCCAGTTATCCACGCGAGAAAGCGGGGACGGCGCTCGCCTTGTGGGGCATGACCACCCTGGTCGCGCCGGTGGTCGGGCCGCTGCTGGGCGGCTGGATCACCGACAACGTCTCCTGGCCCTGGATCTTCTACATCAATGTGCCGGTGGGCCTGTTCGCGGCCTACCTGACCTGGAGCATCTACCGCAAGCGCGAGACGCCGACAGCCAAGCTGCCGATCGACGGCGTGGGCCTGACCCTGCTGGTGCTGTGGGTGGGCGCGCTGCAGCTGATGCTGGACAAGGGCAAGGAGCTGGACTGGTTCGCCAGCGGCGAGATCCAGATCCTGGCGGTCACGGCGGTCGTGTGCTTCCTGTTCTTCCTGGTCTGGGAGCTGTACGACGAGCATCCGGTCGTGGACCTGCGCCTGTTCGCCAGCCGCAACTTCGCGGTCGGGGCGCTGACGCTGTCGGTTGGCTATGGCCTGTTCTTCGGCAATGTGGTGCTGCTGCCGCTGTGGCTGCAGCAGTGGATGGGCTACACGGCCACCGATGCCGGCATGGCGCTGGCGCCGGTGGGCGCGCTGGCCATCCTGCTGTCGCCGCTGGTGGGGCGCAATGTCAGCCGCTTCGATCCGCGGGCCATGGGCAGCTTCGCCTTCGTGATGTTCGCGGTGGTGCTGACCATGCGCTCCAACTTCACCACGCAGACCGACTTCGCCACCATCATGGTGCCGACCATCCTGCAGGGCGCGGCGCTGGCTTTCTTCTTCATCCCGCTGTCGACGCTGACCCTGACCGGCATCGCGCCGGATCGCATGCCGGCCGCCGCGGGCCTGTCGAACTTCGTCCGCATCACGGCCGGCGCCATGGGCACCTCGATCTCGACCACGCTGTGGGAGAACCGCGCCACGCTGCACCACCAGCACATGGTGGAGCGGCTGGCCCAGGGCGACCCGGTGGCGGGCGAAACGATTGCCCGGCTGACCGGCACCGGCCTGTCCCCTGAACAGGCCTGGGCCCAGATCAACCGCCTGATCGACCAGCAGGCCTTCACCCGGGCCGCGGACGATATCTTCCTGGCCTCGGCCGTGCTGTTCCTGGCCCTGATCGCCTTCGTCTGGATGACGCGCCGGCCGCCCCGGCTCGGTGCGGCGCCGGTGGACGCCGGCGGCGCTCACTGA